From the genome of Brassica oleracea var. oleracea cultivar TO1000 chromosome C4, BOL, whole genome shotgun sequence:
GTTCAACACCTTATAACGCTAAAGGGTTGATGAAAGCAGCGATAAGAAGCGAGAATCCTGTGATACTCTTTGAACATGTTCTGCTTTATAACCTCAAGGAGAGTATCCCTGACGAAGAATACATCTGTAATCTAGAAGAAGCTGAAATGGTCAGACCCGGTGAACACATCACGATCCTGACTTATTCAAGAATGAGGTAAATGAATCACAACCAAGTAATGAATCACAACATTGCTATTAAACTAATAGAATACATGTGTATCATCAGGTACCATGTAATGCAGGCGCAAAGACGCTGGTGAACAATGGGTATGATCCAGAGGTCATCGACATTAGGTCGTTGAAGCCGTTTGATCTCTACAGAATTGGGAACTCGGTGAATGTATGAGAACGGGAGGGATAGGAGCGAGTTTGACGGCAGCCATAAACGAGAAAACTTTCATGGTTACTTGGATGCTCCGGTGATGTGTTTGTCTTCTCAGGAAGTTCCAACACCTTACGCCGGTACGTTGGAGGAATGGACGGTTGTTCAGCCAGCTCAAATCGCCACTGCTGTTGAACAACTCTGTCAGTAATTATATCTTTTAACCGAGTGTCTTTTGACGTCGAAAGGCATTCTATTTTACGTTTTATTATTGTTTTGGTTGTCTCGGATGAAATATAGTGATACGGTTCTGATAGCGAATAAATTATATTCTTGGGGTTGGACGTATGTTTCCTACTCTCTATTTTTAATTCTAAAATGAAGTAAAATAAAGGATTTTTGCACTAGATAACCACAAAACAAATGTTATTTAGGTAAACAGACATGGAGACGGTACATTTTTGATTAATGCGAGTATGCTCCTACATTTAGACTTAGGTGTTGTACTGACCAAACCGGTACCCCATCTTTACCTGTCACGATTCTATATTTTCTATGTTTCTTCATTTTTGCTTTTCTATTTTTTTTTTTTTAATTATTGAAAGAATACCTCTCATCTTCACATAAATCCCTATTTTTTCTCCATTAATGGACGAGTTTGAAGTTTGGAGATCCTGAGAATGTTCAACGATGATGATGAAGAAGGAAAAGATCTCTCCGATCTAAGAAATCCAGACTCGGATCCGTTTCTAGCACCGAAGGATGTCTAGTCACCGAGGGTGGAGGAAACTGCGACTGTCCGGTGTCTAGCCAGTGTTCGTGGTGACCTTCCCCACCCGGATACCGATCAACGTGACGGAAGGGTTCTCGCCGGTCATGGCTTTCTCTACCATTATCTTGTTGTTAGCGAGCACGAGCCTTACACATGAGAGAGGAATAAGCAACTTTAAATCACAATTCTATTTGATTTTGGAAATTTGGATCTAAAGTTCTAATCTTTAGTGTGAAAAAAGGTAGAAGAATCATCATTATCGATACAAGAAAGGAAATACAACAAGGTCTCTTTTGAAATCATCAGTTTCCCAAAATCATTATTGATACATGGCATATCCGGTACCAAATCCTTATATCCAGATATCTCGTTAGAGAACTATCGAATCCCATAAATATATGGTTACACCATAACTTATCTGGTTATATTTGATTTCGTCTTTCGCACATAGGAATCTGAATTATAGTATCCGGATTAATTTTTTAATATTCGGTTAAACTCATACATACATATTAATTCATCTCTTATATTAACTCAACTCAACATGAATCTATATGGTATTATCCAATTATATGAGTTTTTATTGAGTTCAACCCTAAGGTGGAAATGTACGTAGGTTCAACACCCAATTGTAATTTGTTATTCATATCTTTTTAAAAAAGAAAAAATATAACAAACATCTAACAAGTTATATTATATTTTGAAAATAAAAAGGTAAAAAAAAATAAGAAACTAATAGTAGTTGCAAAAAAAAGTTTTTTTTTAATATTTCTAACACTGTCATTAAAACACTAAACCCTAAATCCTAAATATTAAACCCTAAACCTTGAAGTAAATCCAAAGGTTTAGGGTTTAGGATTAAGAGTTTAGTGTTTTTAAGATTTAGTGTTTAGTTTTTATGATTTAGGATTTAAGATTTATCCAAGGGGTTAGGGTTTACCCAAGAGTTTAGGGTTTATCCAAGGGTTTAGGGTTTATCCAAGTGTTTAGGGTTTATATTTAGGGTTTAGGGTTTAGTTTTTTTGGTGAAGGTGTTACAAATATTTTTAAAATCATTATTTTAGCAGCTACTATTATTTTTAATTTACCTATATTTTTTATTTAAAAACATAATATAAGTTGTTGGATATTTATATACTCTTTGTTTTTTTTTTCAAGATATGAAATACTCCCTCCGTTTCATAATACTTGATGTTTTGTAATAGTGCACAAAGATTAAGAAAATTACATTCTCTTAAAAAAATATTTTAAAGATATAATTTTAAGATCAGTTAACCAATTATAAAAAAAAGACTATAAAATCTAATTGGTTGAACAGTTTCCAATAAAGTTAAAGTTAACCTTAAAATCTCAAAACTTCCTTAAAATCTCAAAACATCATGTAAATTGAAACAAAACAAAACTTCTAAAACATCATCTAATCTATTAATTTAGAGTCCTATTTTTTATCTACCATAAAAAGTTGTGACTTAAATTTTGGACCTATTCTAATTTGTGTCATTTATATTACACGCTAATGATACCAAATTATTCCTCATATCAACCGAGTCACTTAAATCAAACCAAACTTACACAAACCATAGTTTGGTTTTCTACTGATACAATAACAATACAAATTTCATAAATAACCAATAAACCGACATTTCACAAACAATAATGAGCTAAGCGTATGTTCATCTCTTTTTCTCTGAGCTAATCATTTGTACATCATCTTAATAGACAAATCATATTTGCTTATCTTTAGTACACAAACTAGACCTGCACCATCAAGTGCTTACCATTATCTAATCTACCATTATGAAAAGAACATATAGTCAGCCATGAAATTTGATTGTCCAGAATCATTTAATTCTACATCCGGTTCATCAGTAACATTACAAAAGGTGCAGTTTGGTACAAAGATAGTTAGACAATTCTTTATATTTCGTACCTATTCATCACGTTTACGTTTATAATATTAGCTAAAGTAATATATTTAAATGAAAAATATGTTCGTTAAATAAAAATCCATACACTGGAAAATATTGTATTTTCAAATTTTTAAAAATCTGTATATCTGACAAAGATCTACATTCAGTCAATTTAGGCAGAATATTCTAACTACATTTTAAGCCCATGTGATCAAATCTACACTGATTAATCTTCCTAAATTAATTAATTTTGTAATTAATAATATAATATTGTTATTAATCAATTTTACCTAAAATTTTACTATAAAAAAATTAAAATTATAGACTCTTTTTATAAATACTATATTTATATTATGTATAATATAAAAATAGAAATGCTATATGAATTAAATATGACAAAATTATATTAAATAGGTAAATTTGAAAATTTATTTTTTAAATTGTTTCATTTTAATAAATTACCAGTCATCACTAAAATGAGTTAAAATTTGCAAACTATATAATATTTTATACACAAAAATAAATTTATTACCATAGACTAAAATTTTATATCTACAACTATATATTATCTTTTTTATTTATTTTTAAACTCTCAACATATTGTTTAAAATATTTATATACAACAATATAACAGCATATAATAATAACCTTTATTTCATATACTATTTAAAAAATATGTTATTAGAAAACTATGAAATTTTAGTAAATCATTAAAAATATAAATAACAAATCAAAATTTAATTATAGTTTTTTTTAATTATAACAAAATCTGTCGAGAAAAATTTATAAAATATTACCTAAAATTCAAATGTTTTTTATAAAATAATGTATTAACGTAGTATCAAAAAAAAAAATTCAAAACTCATGTAATCTTCCAAACTCGGAAATAGTAGTGTAATTTTTCAAAGTTTTCTTGACAAAATATAAAATTTTGAAAATTAATATTCAAACCCAAAATGATAATATTTTTAAATTTTACAAAAGATAAAATCATATATAATAAAAATAACTTTTTGAAATGCACCACGAAAAAAACTATATATGTTGTAAAAATCAAACAATATAATATTTTGAAATCTTAATTAAAAATAAAAGGAAACTTAATATCATAACATCCAAAAAATATCCTATATCGATAAATTTTACTAAAATAATATGATAGATGCTACTATGTATAATATTTACTATAATAATAAGACTATATTATTTAAACAAAACATTATTTTTACTTATAAATTCCGTAAAATACTAAAATAATATATGTTAAACTATGTTTTTTAAACAAAATATGTAAATATAAATTATCTTAAACATATTTATTTTATATAATATAAATAAATTTTAATAATGTGTGATAGCAAAATATATAAATTAAAGAAAAACATTTTTTGAAGGAGGTTATCTATTTGATAATTTCATGTTATTATTTTATTGTAACTAACTCAAAAATATATTAGTAAATGATAAAAATTAATAAAAAAAGTAAAATGTATTAGACAAATCACTATATATTAATAATACAAAATAGGAAATATAAACAAATCACTATATATTTAAAACATTTGTAGTAATATCAATCCTTAATATCAATACATTTATAAAATGAAAAATATCCGTACGGACGTGCGGGTTAAAATCTAGTCTATATTGAAACAGAGGGAGTATGAAATAACAAAATACTATTGGTTGGGGAATCTACAGGTTAACCATAAGAGATGAACCCAAGACAAACTTTATATTATACATTCAGGATTATCTATGTATGTTTAGGGTATAGTGATTACTAATTTTGATGTTGTTATAGTATCTATGACTAGTTTATACTTTTTGATGACAGTGTTCTCTAACTTAATATCATGGTTAATGATTTTTGGTCTAGGGCTTAAAATTTATCTGTTGTGACCTCTAATAATTAGGGTTCGGATTTTCACCATGGTATACATATATATGGAAATCTCGTTAGAGATTTATCGAATTTTATAAATATTTCCGGTTACAAAGTAACTTATCCTGTTATATTCCTCATCTTGACTTTGTACAATGGGTTCAGAAACGAAGTTATCAACAGTTCAGAGACTTACGCTGTAAATTCAGAATATTTGCTTGGGCTAAATTGTAAGATTGAAATGTCTGGGGCTTAATCAATAGGATATTTCTGCACATACTGAAAGTCTGAGTCTCTTTGTAAAAAACAGAAGTTCAGGGACTTTTTTTGCAAAAGTGGGAAATCACCATTGGAACTCCTCTTCACTTCGATCCCGACGGCAAAGCCTGAATCCGGTGAAGCCGGCTTCGAAGGAGCAAGACATAACGAAGAATGAATCCCTAGGATTGGTCTTTCCACGCCGAAAAAGCTTGAATCACGGTGGCTATGAGCGATTGTCGCGGCTGAGGATCTCGATGAACACGACGAGGAAGACAGAGACGTCACAGAGGAATGCGGAAGTAGTCATGTCGTGGCGGAGAAGCCGGCACAGAGCCGAGAACGAAGACGAAGTTTGTGGTGGTTCGCGGAAGTGGTCCTGTCGTGAGACGACGGCTAGGCTCTGGTTTCAGTTGATGGCGGAAGAAGAAACCAGCGACGGAATTGGCGAACAAGGACATGGAAGAGAAGGAAGTGGCTTGGTTTCGTCGATCAATTCCTTTCTAAATTATTATTTAGCTAACCGGTTTCGTATGTGGAGGAGTAGAGAACACATATATACTTAAGTTATTTTCTTTTTCAATCTGTTCACGTCCTTTTCAACTTTTCATCAATCAAACAATAAGACAATTCATAACCTCATAATTTGCGGTTCCAAGTCGAGCTAGTAGGTCTATCTGATTGCTGTCGAGGACATAAATGTCAATGTGCTATCTTCAATCTCCAGGTTCGCAAATTAATATAAAAAAAATACATACTTCTGTAAATTTCTCCTATAATTTGTATATTCACCTAATTGAGCCTAAAATAAATTATGGAGTACAGAATGTTTCGGCCAAACTCCATATTTTACTCCATAATAAAATTTATTCTATTTATGGAATAATCTATTCTTCTCTCTTATCTCTCTCGTCTCTCTCATCTTTTCTTGAAGTTACCGGCTTTCGGATTTGCAGTCTCTGGCCAACGTCCAGTTCGCCGGCATTGTGCCTTGTTTTGTCACCGACTTGTTTGGGGTTTGTCTCAGGTTTTAATCCGGTTTTGTTCTTCCGTCTTGTTCGGATCTTAACTCCGATTGGGTTCGGTTTATCTTTTGTTTAATCGGCTTAAAATCTCTATTCTAGCTTTTGTGTGTTATAATCTCTTTCTGGTCTTCCCCAATCGATTGAACAGATCTGGTTTTTCACTAATGCTTGACTCTTTGCTCATGAGAAAGTAAATCCTCACTTCTTGGCTATGGCGATTTAAAGTGCAGGTCATCCATGTGTGAAGATTCAAGGTGTTGCGGTTATCTGGAGAAGAGTATGAAGATTTAAAACTCTGGTCATGTTCAGACGGTGTTTTAAGGAATGCTCTAGTCCGATTAACTGGGTTCTTAACTCTTGGTGTTTAAGCCTAAATCTCAACAATCTTTTGGGATAATCAAAGCAAAGGCTTCAAACGATGCAAATAAAAGTGAGTACGAGCTTGTTAATTCTAAGTGGCTTTGCATTTTCCGGTGATGATGGTGAGATGGTGATGAAGACTGCGGTGACGAAGTCACGATGTGGTGGGGATGATGTCACGACGAAGTCAACATGATGTCATACCTCTGGATTCCTTTAGAAGCTCTACCATTTAGGTTACACGTGTAATGCACTAAAGATATATATTTCTTGTGTAATCTAGAAACTGGGCTTTTCTTTGCATTGTAATCTTTAAAGCCCATGTGGGCATTAATGAAAATGTTGACCAAAAAAAAAAGTCTGCGTATCTTTTTTTTTCTCTTTCATGCACACGTAGCAGCATGTGGTATTGTCTCGGGTTTAGAGTTGTTCCGGCTATGTATGTTTCTGGTAATTAATGATTCTTTTTTAAACAAACTAGGGTCCGGGGAAGTTATAATAAAACTTATTTTATATTAATTTATAAAGTATTTAAAAATTATTATAGATTAAAAGATATTATAAACAAACAAAAAATAAAAAAATTATGAGATCATTATAATAAATATCTTTGTTTTGAATTATAATGATAGTAACCTTCAATAAATAACATTATATTTTTAATATTTATTTTAGTTTCAATGTTTAGTTTTAAAATATTCTTTATTAAACTAACTTATTAAAATATTTTTTACAAATATGACTCAAAACTTTAAGTCATCCCTAAAATAATTCATGTTTTTTTGGAATTTTTTTTGTACTTTACGGGTAATGTAATTGTATATTTTCTTTGTCATGTGTTTTGTAAACTTTTGATAAGCGAAGTATATAATAATGTTTATGGTTTTTGAAAATGTTATGGTGTTGAAGGATTATTTATGTTAAGATTAGTTCTATTTGAGTTCGATGTTTGTGTCTATATTAATAGATTACGACGTAAAACATATTATATTGAGTGAATGAGGTGTATGTGGTTCTCGCCTTGTATGTTTTTTGGTAATTTTGAATCTAAAATTGGTTGGTCAATTGCGGTTTATTATATTTTAAGTTCTTAAGAATAAGTTTGTGGCTCTTATAATTATCATTTGTATGAATGGATTGAGATTAATATGATTACATTTCGTTACGGTATATGTTGGGCTAGAAATAATATTTCCTAAGTAAAATAGTGAAAGTATAAATCTAATTGTTTATATCATAAATTAACACTTAAATATATAACTATAAAATTCTGTTTCAAATATTTTAATTCGTTTAAGGTCGTTCCATAGGTGTAAAGCAGATATCTTTGATGCATATGTAATCTACGTCTTTGTTTACTATTACGTAAATAGTTTATTTATTCTTTATTTTTCTATTAGTTTCTTAACTTTAACAGTTTTAATTGAATATTTTGTAGTTCTTTGTAAATGAATAAAATTATATTAATTGGTTTGTGCTAAGTTTAAGTGATTTAATTCAGTAATTTTTTATTTATATATATATATATATATA
Proteins encoded in this window:
- the LOC106338034 gene encoding LOW QUALITY PROTEIN: pyruvate dehydrogenase E1 component subunit beta-3, chloroplastic (The sequence of the model RefSeq protein was modified relative to this genomic sequence to represent the inferred CDS: inserted 2 bases in 2 codons; deleted 3 bases in 2 codons; substituted 1 base at 1 genomic stop codon), coding for MLPATSSTSSNSTHELLLFEALQEVLEEEIDRDPHVCLMGKDVGHYGGSYKVTKGLAEKFGDLRVLDTPICEKAFTGMGIGEDXDPSVEGMNLGFLLLAFNQISNNCGMLHYTSGGQFTIPVVIRGPGGVGRQLGAEHSQRLESYFQSIQMVAGSTPYNAKGLMKAAIRSENPVILFEHVLLYNLKESIPDEEYICNLEEAEMVRPGEHITILTYSRMRYHVMQXAKTLVNNGYDPEVIDIRSLKPFDLYRIGNSXECMRTGGIGASLTAAINENFHGYLDAPVMCLSSQEVPTPYAGTLEEWTVVQPAQIATAVEQLCQ